The following proteins are encoded in a genomic region of Necator americanus strain Aroian chromosome II, whole genome shotgun sequence:
- a CDS encoding hypothetical protein (NECATOR_CHRII.G5724.T1) produces MPLCATFRKKVSDSVETEAVVEALDNQGVPTQYIKVLRELYSNFKTGISPFYKNIIIDVKRGVRQGDTISPKIFTATLENAMRKLEWDYMGVKVDGRQLHHLRFADDIVLITPSISQAERMLTEFDETCGCIGLQLNLQKTMFMRNGWVSDAPFTLSGTNISECTSYVYPGRELNMMNDLTPELGRRRRAAWGAYKSIEDVVKKTRLRAHLFNTTVLPALTYASETWAFRKQEENAVSVIERAIERVMLGVSRFTQVRDAIRSSLLRQRSKIRDAAAFAKESKIRWAGHVMRFNTTTVGPEP; encoded by the coding sequence atgccgctctgtgcCACCTTCAGGAAAAAGGTCtccgactcagttgagacggaagcggtggtggaagccttggacaaccaaggcgtccctactcagtacataaaggtacttcgagagttgtacagtaacttcaagaccggaatttcgccattctacaagaacatcatcattgacgtgaagaggggggtccgacagggtgatacaatttcacccaaaatattcacagccaccctcgagaacgcaatgcgaaagttggaatgggactacatgggagtgaaggttgatggtcggcagctacaccatttgcgctttgctgatgacatcgtactgataacacctagcatcagccaagcggaacgaatgctgaccgaattcgacgaaacatgtggatgcatcggtcttcagctgaatctacaaaagacaatgttcatgcggaacggatgggtctcggatgccccattcaccctcagcggaacgaacatatccgaatgcaccagctacgtttatccgggtcgggaactgaacatgatgaacgacctgactcccgagctgggcaggaggagacgagcggcttggggagcgtacaagagcatcgaggatgtagtgaagaagacccggctccgtgctcacctcttcaacaccaccgtacttcctgctttgacctatgcttcggaaacctgggcatttcgcaagcaggaagaaaacgcggtaagcgtcattgaacgcgcaattgagagagtgatgctaggagtatcccgtttcacgcaagtgagggacgcgattcgaagttctctcctacgtcaacgatcgaagattagagacgccgccgcgtttgccaaggaaagtaaaataaggtgggccggacacgtgatgcgctttaacacaacaaccgttggaccagagccgtga
- a CDS encoding hypothetical protein (NECATOR_CHRII.G5725.T2) has protein sequence MVICIYNARTLASEAAIENLMMQAKKIKYDTGEELFLGTCDSKGVGRVGVLVNTRTAKNIDSFEQLTTRIGRLRMRRCGPTPALTIFVAYAPTSSYEEEEVEAFYMDLEKFYREDHAFYKVIIGDFNAKVGPRRTPEELLIETPGLQWNDQGERLSEFIMTTKTIHGNSQFQRPSSLRWTWESPGGGYRNEIDHIIVNKRFCLTDVGVVPKFYTGSDHRLLRGRFSFTRRAEKAAKFRERNSRTTINWDLFATLAGFWEDSAMDNIDEEYDRLIEHLHDCAKKAESIKTTERRLSLETPELTRQRGAARAAGNQELTSELARVCREAIKEDLKERRAEVLAEAAEAEKSIRYDHRDFASRKTRMTALRNPKGTAIASRRGMEKIIYDFYSDLFHVRLPLHHLREDG, from the exons atggtgATCTGTatttataacgcacgtacacttgcatcggaagcggccatcgaaaatctgatgatgcaagccaagaagatcaagtacgac actggagaagaactgttcttaggaacatgcgacagtaaaGGTGTTGGtagagttggcgtcctcgtcaacacgagaacggcaaagaacatcgactctttcgaacaacttacgacccgaatcggacgtctgcggatgagaagatgtggtccaacaccagctttgactatcttcgtcgcttacgctccaacatcgagctacgaagaagaagaagtcgaagctttctatatggacctagagaagttctaccgagaagatcatgccttctacaaggtcataattggcgatttcaacgccaaggttggcccgagaagaacgccggaggaacttctcATCGAGACCcccggcctacaatggaatgaccagggggagaggctctccgagttcatcatgacgactaagaccattcatgggaactcgcaattccagaggccctcctctctacgctggacgtgggagtcacccggtggagggtaccgtaatgaaatagaccacatcatcgtcaataaaaggttctgcctgacggacgtcggtgttgtaccaaagttctatacgggatcggaccatcgcctcctccgaggaagattttccttcacaaggagagcagagaaagccgccaaattcagagagagaaattccaggactaccatcaactgggatctcttcgctacgctagccggcttttgggaagattccgcaatggacaacatcgacgaggaatatgaccggcttattgaacaccttcacgactgcgcgaagaaggctgagagtattaaaaccaccgaaaggcgcctgtctcttgaaactcctGAGCTGacacgccagcgtggagcagcacgagccgcagggaaccaagaactcacgtccgagctcgcaagggtttgcagagaggcgataaaggaagatcttaaagagagaagagcagaagtgctggctgaagctgcagaggcggagaaaagcatccgctatgaccatcgagacttcgccagtcgcaagacaaggatgactgctcttcggaacccaaagggaacagccattgcatcgagaagggggatggagaaaatcatctacgacttctactctgatctcttccaTGTCCGCTTGCCtcttcaccatctgagggaagatggataa
- a CDS encoding hypothetical protein (NECATOR_CHRII.G5725.T1), with protein MRRCGPTPALTIFVAYAPTSSYEEEEVEAFYMDLEKFYREDHAFYKVIIGDFNAKVGPRRTPEELLIETPGLQWNDQGERLSEFIMTTKTIHGNSQFQRPSSLRWTWESPGGGYRNEIDHIIVNKRFCLTDVGVVPKFYTGSDHRLLRGRFSFTRRAEKAAKFRERNSRTTINWDLFATLAGFWEDSAMDNIDEEYDRLIEHLHDCAKKAESIKTTERRLSLETPELTRQRGAARAAGNQELTSELARVCREAIKEDLKERRAEVLAEAAEAEKSIRYDHRDFASRKTRMTALRNPKGTAIASRRGMEKIIYDFYSDLFHVRLPLHHLREDG; from the coding sequence atgagaagatgtggtccaacaccagctttgactatcttcgtcgcttacgctccaacatcgagctacgaagaagaagaagtcgaagctttctatatggacctagagaagttctaccgagaagatcatgccttctacaaggtcataattggcgatttcaacgccaaggttggcccgagaagaacgccggaggaacttctcATCGAGACCcccggcctacaatggaatgaccagggggagaggctctccgagttcatcatgacgactaagaccattcatgggaactcgcaattccagaggccctcctctctacgctggacgtgggagtcacccggtggagggtaccgtaatgaaatagaccacatcatcgtcaataaaaggttctgcctgacggacgtcggtgttgtaccaaagttctatacgggatcggaccatcgcctcctccgaggaagattttccttcacaaggagagcagagaaagccgccaaattcagagagagaaattccaggactaccatcaactgggatctcttcgctacgctagccggcttttgggaagattccgcaatggacaacatcgacgaggaatatgaccggcttattgaacaccttcacgactgcgcgaagaaggctgagagtattaaaaccaccgaaaggcgcctgtctcttgaaactcctGAGCTGacacgccagcgtggagcagcacgagccgcagggaaccaagaactcacgtccgagctcgcaagggtttgcagagaggcgataaaggaagatcttaaagagagaagagcagaagtgctggctgaagctgcagaggcggagaaaagcatccgctatgaccatcgagacttcgccagtcgcaagacaaggatgactgctcttcggaacccaaagggaacagccattgcatcgagaagggggatggagaaaatcatctacgacttctactctgatctcttccaTGTCCGCTTGCCtcttcaccatctgagggaagatggataa